The Poseidonibacter lekithochrous region CCGTATTGACCTTTACCACCAGATTGCTTAGCGTATTTGTACTCTTGTTTAACTGCATTTTTGATAGTTTCTCTATATGCAACTTGAGGAGCACCAACTTCAGCTTCTACTGAGAATTCTCTTTTCATTCTATCAACAAGAATTTCAAGGTGTAATTCACCCATTCCTGAAATAATAGTTTGACCAGATTCTTCGTCTGTAGCAACTCTGAATGATGGATCTTCTTGAGCTAATTTTCCTAAAGCAATACCCATTTTTTCTTGGTCAGCTTTAGTTTTTGGCTCAACTGCAACAGAAATAACTGGTTCTGGGAAATCCATTCTCTCTAAGATTACTGGATCTGTATCAGAAGCTAAAGTATCACCAGTGATTGTAGATTTTAAACCAACAACTGCACCGATTTCTCCAGCATATAATTCAGTAACTTCTTCTCTTTTGATAGCATGCATCTTAAGAAGTCTTCCGATTCTTTCTTTTTTCATCTTAGTAGAGTTCATTACGTAAGTACCAGACTTAAGAACACCTCTATAGATTCTTGTGAAAGTTAATTGTCCAACAAATGGATCTGTCATAATCTTGAATGCAAGACCTGCAACTTCACCGCTATCAGTAGATTCAACAACAACAGGTTCACCATCTTGAGTTTCACCTTTGATGTCTTCAACTTCTAATGGAGAAGGCATATACATAGCAACAGCGTCAAGTAAAGTTTGAACACCTTTGTTTTTGAATGCAGTACCACAAGTCATTGGAGTAATTTCCATTGCTAAACAACCCTTTTTAAGAGCTCCAACAATTTCTTCATTAGTTAATTCTTCACCTTCAAGGTATTTTTCCATTAACTCTTCATCTTGCTCAGCAGCAGATTCAACCATTTTTTCTCTATATTCGTCAGCTAAATCTTGTAATTCAGCAGGAATATCTTCAACATGGTAGTTAGAACCCATTGCAGCATCTTGATCCCAAACGATTGCTTTCATCTCAACTAAATCAACAACACCTTGGAAGTTTTCTTCAGCTCCGATAGGAATTTGAATTGGAACAGGATTAGCTTTTAATCTTGTAGATACTTGCTCTTCAACGTTGAAGAAATCAGCACCAGTTCTATCCATTTTATTAACGAAAATCATTCTTGGTACTCTATATTTGTTTGCTTGTCTCCAAACAGTTTCAGATTGAGGTTGAACTCCACCAACTGAACAGAATACAGCAACAGCACCATCAAGAACTCTCATAGATCTCTCAACTTCAATAGTGAAGTCAACGTGACCTGGAGTATCAATAATGTTAATCATTAATTCTTCATTAGTTTTAGGGTGAGTCCAGTTACAAGTTGTAGCTGCAGAAGTAATTGTAATACCTCTTTCTTGCTCTTGTTCCATCCAGTCCATAGTAGCAGCACCATCATGAACCTCACCGATTTTATGCTCAACACCTGTGTAGAATAAAATTCTTTCAGTAGTTGTAGTTTTACCTGCATCAATATGAGCCGCAATACCGATATTTCTAAGTCTATTAAGAGGAGTTTTTCTTGCCATCTTAAGTTTTCCTTTTAGTTTTATATATTGTCGTGATTATATCTTAAAAACGATAAAAAAAAAGGGTGTGAAACACCCTTTTAATTGTATGTATGTAATTAATTACAGTACGATTACCATCTGTAGTGAGCGAATGCTTTGTTGGCTTCAGCCATTTTATGCATATCTTCTTTTTTCTTGAAAGATGATCCTCTTTCATTTGCAGATTCGAATAACTCATTAGCTAATCTCTCAACCATAGTTCTTTCGTTTCTTTTTCTAGCTGCGTCAACTAACCATCTTAATGCTAAAGTTTGTCTTCTTACAGGTCTAACTTCAACTGGTACTTGGTAAGTAGCTCCACCAACTCTTCTAGATTTAACTTCTAAAAGTGGTTTGATGTTCTCAATAGCTTTTTCGAATAATTCGATTCCAGCTTCTTCACCTCTTGCATCTAAGTTTGCAATTGCACCATACATGATTTTTTGTGCAGTAGATTTTCTACCGTCTAACATTACTGTGTTAATAAATTTAGTGATCACTTTACTATTGTAGATAGGATCAGCCATAATTTCTCTAACTGGAGCTTTTCTTCTTCTCATTTTATTATCCTTCTACTTATTTCTTTGGTTTCTTAGTACCGTACTTAGATCTTGCAACAGTTCTGTTTGCAACACCAGCAGTATCTAAGGCACCTCTTACAACGTGATACTTAACACCAGGTAAATCTTTAACTCTACCCCCTCTTACTAGAACAATCGAGTGCTCTTGAAGGTTATGACCTTCTCCACCAATGTATGAAATTACTTCAAAACCAGTAGTTAATCTAACTTTTGCAACTTTTCTTAAAGCCGAGTTAGGTTTCTTTGGTGTAGTAGTATATACTCTTGTACATACTCCTCTTCTTTGTGGACATTTCTCTAAAGCTGGTGATTTTGATTTCTTAATCACTCTTTTTCGCTCTTTTCTTACAAGCTGATTGATTGTAGGCATTTCTTTCCTTTATTAAAATTGGTTGAACAGATAAGCTCTGTTCAAGCTTCTCGCTTACTCCCTACTTTTGTTGGGACGATACTCAATCCTAGGAAACTGTTGAGTTTACTAAAAAAGTTGCGAATTATACTGAAAGTAACCTTAATTAGAGTTTAGGTTAGTTTTGTTTAGGGTTTATGCGAAGGGATAAAGAAATACATAATTTTATAAATAACAATTATTAGCATTCTTTTAATATAAAAAATGAATAAAAAACAATAGAATATATTTTTATATAAAGGAAAGAAATGATTACATGTTATTTAAACTACAAAATTGACCCAAAGAAAATTAAGGAATTTGAACATTATGCAAAACTATGGATTCCATTAGTTAATAAATTCGGTGGAACTCATCATGGATATTTTATGCCAAGTGAAGGTGCTAATAATATTGCTTTAGCTCTTTTTACATTTCCATCTTTAGCAGAATATGAGAACTATAGAAATGATTCATTTAATGACAATGAGTGTATAGATGCATTTAAGTATGCAGAAGAGACTGATTGTATTATTTCTTATGAAAGAAGTTTTTTTAGACCAGTATTTAATTAAAACGTAAACTTTAGTAAGTTAGTAAGACTTTGGCAATATTTATTTTTTTATTAACTATTAATGTTAACATATCAGAAGTAAATAGATAAAAGGATTTATATGACAATCAGAGAAATGGATATATTTGTTAGTGTTGCTGAATCAACTAATCTAACAGAAGTATCAGTTAATATGAAATTGACACAACCTAGTATCTCTATAACTATTAAAACTATTGAAAAAGAATTTAATGAAAAAATGTTTGATAGAATTGGGAAAAAACTAGTAATAAATGAAAGAGGACGAATACTATATGAAGAAATTCTTCCAATACTAAGTAGTCTAAAAGAATTTCAAAACAAATTCTCAAAGCATAAACTCCTTGGAAATATAAAAGTTGCAGCAACAAATACAATTGGAGTATATGTATTACCTTTTATCCTTTATGATTATAATAAAACTTATAATGATGTTAAAATCACCCACTTTTATAAAGACTATAACTCAATTATCTCTTTAATTAATATGGGGCAAATAGATGTAGGGTTTGTAGAAAGTGAAATAAAAGATAAAAATATTATTAAAGAACTATTATATAAAGATGAACTAATAGTTGTTAGTTCAGATAAAGAACTTACAAAAAAAAGTTTTTATATTGATCAACTATTTAATAAAGAATGGATAATTAGAGAAGAAAGCTCAGGAGTAATGAAAGTATTTTTTGATTACTTAGGTGAGTTAAAAAGTCAACTTAATATTACTTTAGCATTAGAACATGCTTTGGCTATAAAACAAATACTAAAACAACATAAAGACACTATTTCTATTTTACCTGCTAAAAGTGTAGAAGATGAACTTAAAAATAATCTACTTTATAAAATTGATATTATCAATATGAAATTTGAAAGAAATTGTTATATGGTTTATCATAAGAATAAATTTAAAAATGCGGTATTTGAATCTTTCAGAAAATATATCTTAGAAAATATAAATCAACCCTCAATAACTAACTTATAATACCCCCTACTCTTAGACTTTAATAAAATTAATTTATCTTTCGTTATTTAAATGATAAATTTTTTTTATCTAAAACATAAAATTTATTTATTTTTTATAAATATCATTTTCAGTTAAACTTCAAACACAGCAAAAATATAACACATTATACTAGGAGAGAAAATGGATTTAAATAGATTTAAAAAAAGAGGATATGTAAAAAGACCAACATATATAGAACCACTTAAAAACTTAACGAAGGTTATGGATAAAAATATTTCTCTTTATGTTAAAAGAGATGACATGTTAGAAAGTGGCGGAAATAAAACTAGAAAACTAGATTATTTAATTGCAGATGCCATAGAAAAAGGTTGCGATACACTTATTACTTGTGGTGCCGTGCAATCAAATCATTGTAGAATTACACTAGCTTGGGCAAATCTTGAGAAATTAGATTGTCACTTGCTTATTGAAGAGAGAGTTAAAGGCTCATATAGTGAAAATGCAAGTGGAAATAACTTCTTATTCCACCTAATGGGTGCGAAGTCTATTCAAATGCATCCAGGAAAAAGCGACATGATGGCTTTAATGGAAAAGAAAGCTGAAGAACTAAAAAAACAAGGTAAAAAACCTTATATAGTTCCAGGTGGCGGTTCAAATGGAATTGGTGCATTAGGTTATTCATCTTGTGCTCTTGAAATAATGGAACAATTATCAAAAGAGTCTTTAGATATTGATACAATTGTAGTGCCGTCAGGAAGTTCTGGAACACATGCGGGAATGGCAGTTGCATTAAAAGCATTAAATAGTAAAATAAAATTAGTAGGTATTAATGTTTCAAGACCTACGGACATACAAAAAGATGTAGTGTTTAAAGTAGCTCAAGAACATATTGAGGTACTTGGACTTGATAAAGATATATTAAAAAAAGATGATTTAATTTGCCTAGATAATTATGTTGGAGAAGGTTATTCTTTAAAGACTGATGGTATGAAAAATGCAGTTGAACTATTTGCAAGAGAAGAGAGTATTTTACTTGATCCTGTATATACAGGAAAAGTAGCAGATGGATTTTTAGATTTAGTCAAAAATGACTACTTTAAAGATGGTTCAAATGTATTATTTTTACATACTGGTGGGTCTATAGCTTTATTTGAATATTTAAAATATTTTAAGGATTAGAAATGTTTAAGAAATTATTAGTAGTTGGTTTAGTTGGAACAGTTGGTGTTGTAGCAGTAAATGCTAAAACTTTAAGATTATCGACATACGTAAATCAAGTAGATATTAGATACAAAGGGTTTGAACATTTAGCTAAATTAGTAGAACAAAAAACTAACGGTGATTTAAAAATTAAAATCTACGGTTCTTCTACATTACATGGTTGGAGTGAAGGTGTTGATTCTGTTCTAGGAGGAGTAACTGATATTTCATGGTTACCATCTGA contains the following coding sequences:
- the fusA gene encoding elongation factor G, producing MARKTPLNRLRNIGIAAHIDAGKTTTTERILFYTGVEHKIGEVHDGAATMDWMEQEQERGITITSAATTCNWTHPKTNEELMINIIDTPGHVDFTIEVERSMRVLDGAVAVFCSVGGVQPQSETVWRQANKYRVPRMIFVNKMDRTGADFFNVEEQVSTRLKANPVPIQIPIGAEENFQGVVDLVEMKAIVWDQDAAMGSNYHVEDIPAELQDLADEYREKMVESAAEQDEELMEKYLEGEELTNEEIVGALKKGCLAMEITPMTCGTAFKNKGVQTLLDAVAMYMPSPLEVEDIKGETQDGEPVVVESTDSGEVAGLAFKIMTDPFVGQLTFTRIYRGVLKSGTYVMNSTKMKKERIGRLLKMHAIKREEVTELYAGEIGAVVGLKSTITGDTLASDTDPVILERMDFPEPVISVAVEPKTKADQEKMGIALGKLAQEDPSFRVATDEESGQTIISGMGELHLEILVDRMKREFSVEAEVGAPQVAYRETIKNAVKQEYKYAKQSGGKGQYGHVYLTITPLPADSEDNYLFTTSIKGGSVPKEYVPAVDKGCQEAMAGGILAGYPLVNIAVDLYDGSYHDVDSSEMAFKLAASMGFKQGCRSAAAQPVILEPIMKVEIETPEDYMGDVIGDVNKRRGQVQSMDDRAGVKLVVAMIPLAEMFGYSTDLRSMSQGRATYSMIFDNYMDVPKNVSDEIIKKRNG
- the rpsG gene encoding 30S ribosomal protein S7, whose amino-acid sequence is MRRRKAPVREIMADPIYNSKVITKFINTVMLDGRKSTAQKIMYGAIANLDARGEEAGIELFEKAIENIKPLLEVKSRRVGGATYQVPVEVRPVRRQTLALRWLVDAARKRNERTMVERLANELFESANERGSSFKKKEDMHKMAEANKAFAHYRW
- the rpsL gene encoding 30S ribosomal protein S12, with amino-acid sequence MPTINQLVRKERKRVIKKSKSPALEKCPQRRGVCTRVYTTTPKKPNSALRKVAKVRLTTGFEVISYIGGEGHNLQEHSIVLVRGGRVKDLPGVKYHVVRGALDTAGVANRTVARSKYGTKKPKK
- a CDS encoding NIPSNAP family protein; the protein is MITCYLNYKIDPKKIKEFEHYAKLWIPLVNKFGGTHHGYFMPSEGANNIALALFTFPSLAEYENYRNDSFNDNECIDAFKYAEETDCIISYERSFFRPVFN
- a CDS encoding LysR substrate-binding domain-containing protein, which codes for MTIREMDIFVSVAESTNLTEVSVNMKLTQPSISITIKTIEKEFNEKMFDRIGKKLVINERGRILYEEILPILSSLKEFQNKFSKHKLLGNIKVAATNTIGVYVLPFILYDYNKTYNDVKITHFYKDYNSIISLINMGQIDVGFVESEIKDKNIIKELLYKDELIVVSSDKELTKKSFYIDQLFNKEWIIREESSGVMKVFFDYLGELKSQLNITLALEHALAIKQILKQHKDTISILPAKSVEDELKNNLLYKIDIINMKFERNCYMVYHKNKFKNAVFESFRKYILENINQPSITNL
- a CDS encoding D-cysteine desulfhydrase, coding for MDLNRFKKRGYVKRPTYIEPLKNLTKVMDKNISLYVKRDDMLESGGNKTRKLDYLIADAIEKGCDTLITCGAVQSNHCRITLAWANLEKLDCHLLIEERVKGSYSENASGNNFLFHLMGAKSIQMHPGKSDMMALMEKKAEELKKQGKKPYIVPGGGSNGIGALGYSSCALEIMEQLSKESLDIDTIVVPSGSSGTHAGMAVALKALNSKIKLVGINVSRPTDIQKDVVFKVAQEHIEVLGLDKDILKKDDLICLDNYVGEGYSLKTDGMKNAVELFAREESILLDPVYTGKVADGFLDLVKNDYFKDGSNVLFLHTGGSIALFEYLKYFKD